The Pseudomonadota bacterium region TGCCAGTGGGCGATGAGTTCTGCCTGGCGCTGGCAGACGGCCTCGAACAGCCCTAGCGCTGGCCGCGGGTGATCTTCCAGCGTTGGGTAGTGACGCTTGATCACGTAGTCCATTAGCGTGCGCAGCGCCGCATGATCCTGACGGGCCGAGAAGTACTGGAAGGTGCCGATACGCACGTGCGACTTCGCCACCCGCACAAGCACACCGCCGGGCTCGGGCCCCTGCTGGCGAAGCACCGTATCGCCCGTGCGCACGATCGCCAGGGCGCCCGTGGTGGGAATTCCAAGGCCCGCCATGAACTCGCTCACCACGTACTCGCGAATGACGGGACCTAAGGCGGAGCGGCCATCGCCGCCGCGCGAGAAGACCGTGGCCCCGGAGCCCTTTAGATGCACGTCGTAGCGCGTGCCGTCGCTGGCCAGAAACTCGCCGAGGAGCACGGCGCGACCGTCGCCGAGCTGCGGATTGAAATGGCCGAACTGATGGCCCGCGTAGGCCATGGCAAGCGGTTCAGCGCCCGGCGCGAGCGCGGCGCCGGCAAGGGCAGCAGCGCCCTCGTGAGAACGCAGGTCGGCCCCGTCGAGCGTACCGAGCGCGCTGATCAGGCGCTCGTTTAGGCGCACGATGGACGGTGCAGGCACGCCACGTAAGGGCTGGCGCGCGTAGAAGTGCTCCGGCAGGCGGGCGTAGGTGTTGTCGAAGGGGATCATGGCAATGATGGTACGCGACCTTTTGGGACGCGCGCAGCTCGAACCCTAGCCTGCATCACTCGTGAGTCATCCAGGCTTACTGCCTTTGCTTCGCCACCCAAGCGACGTGGCGGACAATTGCCTCATCCGCCCGCAGGGCATCCAGGGAAGCGAAGTCCTTGGCCAAACGCTTTTCGTCGTACAGATCGTGGATACCGTCGTGGCAAAGACGGCAGATATCGATCCCGAGATTTAGGAACTCGCGCGAATAGTGCTTGCGGTAGTACGGCCGGCGGTGGAGCTTGCGCGGAATGAGGTGATGAAACGTGAGCGGGCGCTCGCGTTCACAGAGCAGGCAGCGTCCGAACTTGCCGCGGCGGCGGCCCAGCTTGAGCAAGGTCGCGGGACCCTCAGCGCCTGGAGAGCTCGCGGCGGTGACGCGCGTCACCGCCGCGATGTCCCTAAGGCCCTAGGGCAGAGAGTCCACGCTGGTACCACGGCAAGAGGCGAGCTCCACCGCCTGCACGAAGCTGCCGCAGTTCGGCGCCGGCACGTTGAGGTCGCCGCCGAAGTTGCCGCTCCCATCCGCGGTGAAAACGTTCAGCACGTTGATGCCCTCCAGCCCCAAGGGCAGCCCGGGACAGGGGCTAGCCGCCGGCAACACGCGGGGGCGCAGGCCATCGCTGCGCAGCAGGATCACGCGCGCGCCCGGCGTGGCACCGGTGCCGTCGAAGTTGACGATGCCCGGGCAGTTACCGGTCGGATTCAGGGACAGGCCGAGGGAGCGGTTCTCCCAGAACTGGTTGGCCACGGCGCCAAAGCCGAACACGCCAGTACCATCCGCGCCAGTGATGTAGATATCGAGGTCCCCATCGAGGTCCATGTCGATCACGTCGGCGGACATGCGCTGGTAGGCGCCGTTGTCCGGGAACACCACGCCCGTGCCCGGGTCCGTCGCGTTGGTGAAGTTACCCGTGCCGTCGTTCACCCAGACCCGGATGTTGTCGTTGGGGTTGGTCACCACAGAGGTGCCAATGGCGTCTATGTCGCCGTCTAAGTCGATGTCCGCCAGCTCCACGTCGTAGGTGAACTGCTCGGCGCCGGGCAGCACGCGACGGGTAAAGTTGCCTGGGGCGAGCGGGTTGTTGATGAACACGACCGAGCTGAAGGAGCCGACGATGATGATGTCGTCGAGACCGTCGGCATTGAAGTCACCGGCGGAGCCCGCGAAACCCGTGGCATCGAGGAAGCCGTTGAATACGAAGTTGGGCACGGGCAGCTGACCATTGTGGCGGAACAGGGCGGCATCACCGCTCTCGTTCACCAGCACCACGTCCGGGAAGCCGTCGTCATTGAAGTCCGTGAAGAACGCGTCGTGCATGGAGCCACTCGGCGCACTGGCGGTAATCGTATTGCTGAAAGTCGTGCCGCCGCCGTTGATGTAAACCTGGCCACGGGTGCTGAAGCGAAAGGCCGCGAGCACGTCGACGAAGCCGTCGAAGTTTACGTCCCAGTGACCGATATCATCGGGCGACCCGCTCGGGAAGTCGGGGTTGGGGAACCAGTTGTTCGAGTCCTCGACGAAACGGCCCGGCACGCCGTTGAAGTTGTTCATCACCACGCGCACAAAGGTGTTCGCTTGGCTTGCGGCCTGCACCCAGTCGGGCAGGTCGTCGTTGTTGAGGTCGATGAAGTCAGCGTCGTAGGAGACCGCGTCGCCAACGAAGTTACCGCCAGGCAGCACGGTGGTTACGAAAGGACCGTCCGTGTCGGCGGCATTCACCGGTTCGAAGTTGATCGGCGTGAAGAAAAGGCCCAGGCGGTTGATGCGCAGCACCTCGTGGGTGCCATTGCCCTGGTTGTTGGAGTTGTTGTCGATGATGTCGGGGTAGCCGTCGCCGTTGATGTCTGCGACGTCCGCATCCTTGGTGCGCGCGGTGTTGAAGTTGCCGTCGCCCAAGAAACCGGAGACGTCGAAGTCATCGTCCAGGCGGGTCTTTTCGAACAGGTCGAAGGTGGCGCCGCCCGCGCTGATAATCTCCGCCGCGACGGGCGCGGACGTGCCGTCTGCCATTGTCACGCTCACCTGCACGCCGCCGAGGCTGACCGGGCCGTTGGTGCCGCCGGCCGGCACGCGGATGGAGATGTAGTCGTCGCGCCAGACGTAGGGCACACCGCCTGCGGTCACCGCACCACCGCCGGCCGCGGTGAAGGTGACCTGGCTGACGCCGGGTTGGTAGGTGCCGAACCCACTGCCGCGCAGCACGATGCGCTCATGCACGCGCTGGGCCGTGGGTGAAACGCTGTCGATAGCGGGCACGGCGAGAGCGCCCGCGCTAGCAAGTACGCTACCGAGCAGCGCAATGCTAGCAATCCTATTAGCAGTCATGAGTTGTGACCCCGATTTTCGTTATGTATAAAGGCGTAGTCGAGTCTAGCAGGCTTGAGTGTTGGAGGTGGTAGGAGCGGAAGCTAGCGCTCAAACAAAAAAGGGCCTCCCGAAGGAGGCCCCTTTCGCAGGTCGTCAGTAAGAGACTCTTTCTACTGCCAGGACGCCCCAGCGTCGCTGCGAACCGGAGCGAAGCCGCAGCCGCCTGGGAATACCGTGTACGGCTGATCGCTCTGGTAGGTAATACCAGTGGACAGACCGAACAGGTTGAACAGGCCGCTCACGCCGCCGCGGAAGACAAAGCTGAAGTCATCGAACCCAGCACACGCAAAGTTGCCCGGCGTGCCACAGGTGACTGCGCGAGCATTTTGCGTCAGCGCGATCACGCCCACGCCTTCAGCGCTGGCGCCACCGTCACAGAACAGATCCCATGCGCCACCGGACTCGCCGGCCTCGATGGTGATGCTGTCGCAGAAGTTGTCGAACGTAATGCAGTACGGGCCGATTTGTGCGTGGGCACCAGCGGAAAGCATCAGTGCGGCTAGTCCCAGAAGGATTCTCTTCATTGTGATCCCCGATTAGTTTTCATTTGAGGTTTGGTCCGGTAGCTCCCATGCCGCCGGTGACCCGAATGTAATCTGTAAATTCACGGAATAGAAGACCCACGAAGCATCGAATTCTGGTCAGTGGCAATGTGCGGTTGCGGCATTCGACCCGATGACACCGATGCCACCGGGGATTCGAGTGCGGGGACTTGAACAGAATCGAGACAGCATCTAGACATCTTGAATGGGCTCTCGACCCAATCCATTCCTTAGCCTGGCACTGCATCACACGCTCTTTCGCGGATACGGCACACCTGTGCGTTTGCGTTATGTATTGACTGCATTGCAGGGTGGCAATAATTTGGATTCACGCTTGGCGGATCGCGTGGCACCGAGACGCCCGGCGCGGTAGACATAAAGTGCTTCAACCGCTAACTAGGGTCTTCAGTAAACGATGAATACAACGACACGGTGGTGCGTTGCCGCGGCAGCGACACTCGCCTTTGGAGGGCCCCACGCGAGCGAGCGCGTGCAGTTCTCCGACGCCTCGGCGAGCTCCGGGCTCACCAGTTTTCAACACTTCTCCTACGGCTTCGGCGGCGACGGCCTCGCCGGTGCCGCATGGTTCGACTACAACAACGACGGTCTGCTCGACCTCTATCTCACCAACGGCAAGGACGCGACGGGCGAGGTCGCGGGCCGGGTCGGCTTCGACAACGCGCTGTTCGAAAACCAGGGCGACGGCACGTTTCTCAATGTGGCCGCCGTCAAGGGCGTGACCTCCGGTGCTGGCGACTCCGGCGCCATCGCGGCGGACATCGACAACGATGGCGATCAGGATCTGTTCCTTACGGGCGATGGCGGCATGCTCGGCGAAGATCCGCTCACGGGTATCCAGACCGTCGACACGGGCGTGCGCCTATACATCAACCAAGGCGCGCCGGACTACGCCTTCGTCGAAGCGGACAACGAGGCAGTGGGCCTCACGGGCTTTGAAACCACGATGAGCGCAGCCTTCGGCGACATCGACAGCGACGGCCGGCTCGACCTCTTCGTCACCGCCAGCGGCACCCGCGGCATCGGCTGCTCCCCGCCGAACGGCTGCTTCGATGACGACCCCACGATCCAGCTGCACAAGAGTCGTCTGTACCTCAACCGCTCGGCCGACGGCGAGATCCGCTTCCGCGACATCACCGACGCCTCCATCATCGGCGACACCCAATACGGTGCCCTGGCCACCGCCTTCTCCGACTACGATCGCGACGGCCGCATGGACCTGTTCGTGGTCAACGGCGTGCTCACGACCTTCGGACCAACGCCGGTGCAGCTGTACCACAATCGCGGCATCGACGCGGTGGGCCGCACGGTGCTGTTCGACGACATCACCAACGAGGTGGGCCTGGAAGCGCAAAGCGCGTGGATGTGCATCGCGGGCGCCGACTTCGATGGCGATCTCGGCATCGACTGGTTCATCACCAACACGGGCAACAGCCAGCGCCCCCACGCCCTCTACCACTGGTCCCAGCGCCAGGGACGCTACAACGACGTGGCGGAGCTCACGCAGCTGAACGGCCCCAGCCCTAGCCCGGCGGACTACTTCGGCTGGGGCGCCGTAGGCGAGGACTTCGACCTCGACGGGCGCGCGGACCTGTTCTTTGGCGGCAGCCCGCCGCCGCTCGAGGGAACGGGGCCAAACAACCCTGGCGTGCTGCTGATGAACGATCCGCCGACGCCGCTCTTCGTCGACTACACCGCGGACACCACCGTCGACATGTCCGACTGGTACACCTCGGGGGTCGCCGCGGCCGACTACGACAACGACGGCCGCGTGGACATCCTGGTCGCCACCGATAGCTGGGACGGCGACGGACGCTCTGCGCAGCTCACGGGCACGCCCGTGCTGCTACGCAACGAGACCGTCAACGACAACGCGTGGATCACCCTACGCCTGCAGGGCAACGGCATCGACACCAACCGCGATGCGGTCGGCGCGCGCGTGCTGCTGATCGTGGGTGAACCGCCGAACCGCACGATCCAGGTGCGGGAGATCTACGCAGGCTCGAGCTTCCTGTCGATGGACAGTCCCTGGATGACCTTCGGCCTCGGTGACATCGAGCCGGGCACGCGCATACTCGCCGCCATCGACTGGCCCAACGGGCCGCAGACCGCGGGCAACATCTGGGACGTGCGCGGGCCGCTCACACCGAATCAGATCGTGGATATCGTCCAGGACTGACGAGCACCAACGAAAGAGCCCCTCCCCGCCTGGTAGCGAGGAGGGGCTCGAAAGCGAGCGAGGCCCGCTTAGCTCAGCGGATGATGCGCAGCGGCTGGGACGCGAGAGCGATTTCCTGCTGCATACCGTTGATGCCCACCACCACGCGGTACTGACCCGGCACCACGATCGCCGGCAGCTCCAAGAAGCCGCGCTGCTGCACGCGATCGCCGAAGCGATACACCTGTGCGCGACTACGCTTGGACGCCAGCACGCGGCCGTCAGCCGTTTGCAGGCTTACCTCGAAAGGCACGCGCACCGTGTCCTTGCGGTTGTGCATGATGTCGAGGTCGAAGGCCACCACGGAGCCCGCCCGGGCGACGTTGCGGTCCAAGGCGATGTTGAGGGCGCAACCAGCCGGCTCATTGCCGCCGTAGGTGTGGATCACGGTGATCGTGTCCGACGCGCCGCCTGCCAGCGACACCGTGTACTCCGTACCGACGAAGCCGTCCGCGGGATCGGTGAAGCCGGGCGGGAAGGCACCCGAGTTGCCGTTGGTCTCGTAGCCGACGCCAGCGATATAGGTGCGCCAGCTGTCAGGAACGCCGAAGGCATCCCACACCTGCACGTCAGTACCAAAGCCGAAGGCAGGCGGTCCATCCGGCGGCTCGATGCCGTTCTTGCCACCGTAGTAGACATCGCCCGACGTGCCGCTCAGCGTCACGGCCGTGTCGCCGGGGGCATCCACTTCCTGCTGGTACACGTAGGTGCCTAGGTTGCCGCCGATGCCCATGGTGCCCACTTCGTCGTCGCCGAAATCGCCAGCCAGCCAGATCAGGTCACCATCGAAGGTGCGCACCATCTCGAAGGAGACCGCGTCGTCTGTGAGGTTGGTGATCGTGTAGTCCTGGCGCACGAGCGCCCGGTTGCCTTCAGACGCGGAGACCGTCTGCGTTAGATCGAAGCGCAGAAGGGTGCCCCCGCCGCGCACCTCGAACTGGCTTACGGCGGTGTCATCCACGCCGTCGCCGTTCGAGTCGCTCGACACGTTGGCGGAGGTGATCACGCTCGTCAGCGAGTCGTCGGGACCGAACACGTCCTGCCACGACTGAATGGTGGAGAGCAGTTCGCGCTTGCCCGCGTCGCGCTCGAAGTAAAAGAAGCCAGAGGTAAAGGCGACCGGCTGTAGATCGAAGCCCACCGGATTGAAGAAGTCCAAGAAGTCGAACTCGAAGGAGCCCCAGGAGCCGTATTCATCCGCTGAAATGCTGAGGTAGCCGTCCGCGTTCAAATCTGGCCCCGTTGCCAGCACTGCTGGAGCGGCAAGTGGGTTAGTCGTGCCAGGGCCAGCGCTGTTGCCGCCGCCTTCGTTGTAGTCCGCCAGTGCTGCTCCGGCGCCCAGCATCAATGTGGTGCCCAGTGCGACAGCACACGCGCGCGCGAGTGTCCTATTCATCTAGTGTCCCCTTGAAACAGGCAGGTGCGACCGTCTCCCTACGTTCGACCCCGCCTCATCGATATTAGTGGCACGGACCCATCCATCCTGGAATCGCGCGCCCTGACCTCCCTGTCAATCGGCACAGGCGAACGCCTGCGCTGATTGGACAGTGTCACACCGATGATTCGGCAAGGTAAAGCGTCGTTCGCGTGCTGCGCCCGCAGCACAGGCGAGATATGCGGCAGTGCGTGAGGTCAGAAATCGGTGCCACGGGGCGAACACCATCACCGGGCGAGTCGCCATCGCGTCGGAGGCGCTCGAGGCGAAATCGATGACAACATCCACAGGCACCTACCCCACATCATTGCTCTCCAATCCGAAGTTCACGGATTTTTTGAGTGATCCACGACAGTCGGAGGCGGGTCGCCGCCGCTCCCACCGGCGCTTGGGGGCTACAATGGCGACGCGGCGGGACGCGGCGGCACTGACGGGCGTGTCGAGCGCCGCTGCGTCGTGGGTGCGACGATTGGCGTACCACTGTCGCTACGGATCAAGGATGAACGACGCCTCGCAAGCCAACGGTTCGCCAGCGGACGC contains the following coding sequences:
- a CDS encoding VCBS repeat-containing protein is translated as MTANRIASIALLGSVLASAGALAVPAIDSVSPTAQRVHERIVLRGSGFGTYQPGVSQVTFTAAGGGAVTAGGVPYVWRDDYISIRVPAGGTNGPVSLGGVQVSVTMADGTSAPVAAEIISAGGATFDLFEKTRLDDDFDVSGFLGDGNFNTARTKDADVADINGDGYPDIIDNNSNNQGNGTHEVLRINRLGLFFTPINFEPVNAADTDGPFVTTVLPGGNFVGDAVSYDADFIDLNNDDLPDWVQAASQANTFVRVVMNNFNGVPGRFVEDSNNWFPNPDFPSGSPDDIGHWDVNFDGFVDVLAAFRFSTRGQVYINGGGTTFSNTITASAPSGSMHDAFFTDFNDDGFPDVVLVNESGDAALFRHNGQLPVPNFVFNGFLDATGFAGSAGDFNADGLDDIIIVGSFSSVVFINNPLAPGNFTRRVLPGAEQFTYDVELADIDLDGDIDAIGTSVVTNPNDNIRVWVNDGTGNFTNATDPGTGVVFPDNGAYQRMSADVIDMDLDGDLDIYITGADGTGVFGFGAVANQFWENRSLGLSLNPTGNCPGIVNFDGTGATPGARVILLRSDGLRPRVLPAASPCPGLPLGLEGINVLNVFTADGSGNFGGDLNVPAPNCGSFVQAVELASCRGTSVDSLP
- a CDS encoding CRTAC1 family protein, translating into MNTTTRWCVAAAATLAFGGPHASERVQFSDASASSGLTSFQHFSYGFGGDGLAGAAWFDYNNDGLLDLYLTNGKDATGEVAGRVGFDNALFENQGDGTFLNVAAVKGVTSGAGDSGAIAADIDNDGDQDLFLTGDGGMLGEDPLTGIQTVDTGVRLYINQGAPDYAFVEADNEAVGLTGFETTMSAAFGDIDSDGRLDLFVTASGTRGIGCSPPNGCFDDDPTIQLHKSRLYLNRSADGEIRFRDITDASIIGDTQYGALATAFSDYDRDGRMDLFVVNGVLTTFGPTPVQLYHNRGIDAVGRTVLFDDITNEVGLEAQSAWMCIAGADFDGDLGIDWFITNTGNSQRPHALYHWSQRQGRYNDVAELTQLNGPSPSPADYFGWGAVGEDFDLDGRADLFFGGSPPPLEGTGPNNPGVLLMNDPPTPLFVDYTADTTVDMSDWYTSGVAAADYDNDGRVDILVATDSWDGDGRSAQLTGTPVLLRNETVNDNAWITLRLQGNGIDTNRDAVGARVLLIVGEPPNRTIQVREIYAGSSFLSMDSPWMTFGLGDIEPGTRILAAIDWPNGPQTAGNIWDVRGPLTPNQIVDIVQD